In a genomic window of Nitrospira sp. ND1:
- a CDS encoding tol-pal system YbgF family protein: MPAVVPPTETPTVAAETSLWYQASTAFSDGRYSAAIHLYERYLTNYPKSRRALEAHWDLGQAYEQMGEVTAAIKEYRTLAGPEGAPLSAQNSYAERAQHRIDALRNQPASSAGARSGHTALYVSFSNLPPMSQVEAWIRQLSAQGISAILMDASLESSFTRPLIPTSPPTSSPLPTLPGGALFATSRGPVLTDWYGVMVPQAHELGISVYAVLDLYHAPLSDHRPESKMLLYDPTRRKVHPWTQFDLLAPAVQQQMAQLLADLLKTGVDGLVFRSRAENSFAYEVSDGVLRQFETQVHQPSSEVAQALRDRMALRPNEPAPNSDKTLWRWVGWKARQELDTLARFKKYLQKAVPRLRMVIEIHPEALSNPTSALVNYGEDAAEARRRGFDLLLGGPSREASDVRSFGGAFKGWSRDVIQSEKGEPQTLPQGWVLLRTPAEHGGGMFTGLAQQADELRTPDIRHLVFVPDAPVVIP; this comes from the coding sequence ATGCCTGCTGTCGTGCCTCCGACGGAAACCCCGACAGTCGCGGCGGAGACCAGCCTCTGGTACCAAGCCTCCACCGCGTTCTCCGATGGACGGTATTCCGCCGCCATTCATCTCTACGAACGATATCTCACGAACTATCCGAAATCCCGTCGCGCGCTGGAGGCCCATTGGGATCTGGGGCAGGCGTATGAACAAATGGGTGAAGTGACGGCGGCGATCAAAGAGTACCGGACGTTGGCCGGTCCGGAGGGCGCGCCCCTTTCCGCGCAAAATTCCTACGCCGAACGCGCCCAGCATCGAATCGATGCTCTACGCAACCAACCGGCTTCGTCGGCCGGCGCGAGATCCGGTCATACCGCGTTGTATGTCTCCTTCAGCAATCTGCCGCCGATGTCCCAGGTTGAAGCCTGGATCAGGCAGCTGAGCGCGCAGGGCATCAGTGCCATCCTGATGGATGCCAGTCTGGAGTCGTCCTTTACCAGGCCGCTGATCCCCACGAGCCCACCCACGAGCAGCCCGCTGCCGACTCTGCCCGGTGGAGCGTTGTTTGCCACGTCGCGTGGGCCCGTGCTCACGGACTGGTACGGGGTCATGGTGCCGCAGGCCCATGAGCTGGGGATTTCCGTCTATGCCGTGCTCGATCTGTACCATGCGCCGCTGTCCGACCATCGACCGGAATCCAAGATGCTGCTCTACGATCCGACGCGGCGCAAGGTGCATCCCTGGACGCAGTTCGATCTCCTGGCTCCGGCCGTTCAGCAACAAATGGCGCAGCTGCTGGCGGATCTGCTGAAGACCGGTGTCGATGGCCTGGTGTTCCGCAGCCGCGCCGAGAATAGTTTTGCCTATGAGGTGAGCGACGGCGTGTTGCGCCAGTTCGAAACGCAGGTCCATCAGCCGTCCTCCGAGGTGGCCCAGGCCCTTCGCGATCGCATGGCACTCCGGCCGAACGAGCCGGCTCCGAATTCCGACAAGACCCTCTGGCGGTGGGTCGGATGGAAGGCGCGCCAGGAGCTCGATACGCTGGCCCGGTTCAAGAAATACTTGCAGAAGGCTGTCCCGCGTCTGCGGATGGTGATCGAAATTCATCCGGAAGCCTTGTCGAATCCGACGTCCGCCCTGGTGAACTACGGGGAAGATGCGGCCGAAGCGCGTCGCCGCGGATTCGATCTCTTACTGGGTGGCCCGTCCCGCGAGGCTTCGGATGTCCGGTCGTTTGGCGGTGCGTTCAAGGGCTGGAGTCGCGATGTCATTCAATCGGAAAAGGGCGAGCCACAAACCCTTCCACAGGGATGGGTGTTGCTCCGCACACCCGCAGAGCACGGGGGCGGCATGTTCACGGGGCTCGCGCAGCAGGCGGATGAACTCCGCACGCCCGACATTCGTCACCTGGTGTTTGTGCCGGACGCGCCCGTGGTGATTCCTTGA
- a CDS encoding DegT/DnrJ/EryC1/StrS aminotransferase family protein — translation MIPHSKPSLGQDDIRAATELLRSGLIAGGPVVGQFERGMAAYLGVQGGVAVSSGTVALELALRAMGVGHGDNVILPSYVCPAPWLAVQRVGAQARIVDIDPVTYNLDPHKVRKARTSRTRAVIVPHLFGLPADLTMLESLGIPLIEDCAQTLGAMEQGRAVGSVGLLTVCSFYATKLLCTGEGGMVLSNDEALLERVRALREYDQAPSLNAAAFNCKMTDLQAAIGVTQLNQLGEFLEKRAALAAVYRDSLPAELFTPPSVPAGRTHVYYRFVVRLQKGLQSSDEFTAYLSRMAHRGLQCRKPVFRPLHRYLELADFPASDEADDVAISLPIYPSLSDDDVKLASQILQEELR, via the coding sequence ATGATTCCGCATTCAAAACCTTCCCTGGGACAAGACGACATTCGTGCGGCGACCGAGCTGCTCCGATCCGGTCTGATCGCCGGGGGACCCGTCGTCGGGCAATTCGAACGTGGTATGGCCGCGTATCTCGGGGTGCAGGGCGGGGTGGCGGTCAGCTCAGGCACGGTGGCCCTGGAGTTGGCATTGCGTGCCATGGGAGTCGGGCATGGCGACAATGTCATCCTGCCCAGTTATGTCTGTCCGGCGCCCTGGCTGGCGGTCCAGCGAGTCGGTGCACAAGCCAGGATCGTCGATATCGATCCGGTTACCTACAATCTGGATCCGCACAAAGTCCGCAAGGCCCGCACGTCACGCACTCGGGCGGTGATCGTGCCGCACCTGTTCGGGTTACCGGCTGATCTGACGATGTTGGAATCCCTCGGGATTCCACTGATCGAAGATTGTGCGCAGACCCTCGGTGCTATGGAACAGGGCCGCGCAGTCGGCAGCGTCGGTCTGCTCACGGTCTGCTCGTTCTACGCCACGAAACTGCTCTGCACCGGCGAGGGCGGCATGGTGCTGTCGAACGATGAGGCGTTGCTGGAGCGGGTGCGGGCACTTCGCGAGTACGATCAAGCGCCGTCACTCAATGCGGCGGCGTTCAACTGCAAGATGACGGATCTGCAAGCCGCGATCGGCGTCACGCAGCTCAACCAGCTGGGAGAATTTCTCGAGAAGCGAGCAGCGTTGGCCGCGGTCTATCGCGACAGCCTGCCTGCCGAACTCTTCACTCCGCCCTCGGTTCCGGCAGGACGAACCCATGTCTACTATCGATTTGTCGTGCGGTTGCAGAAAGGGCTGCAGTCGTCCGATGAGTTCACGGCCTATCTCTCGCGTATGGCGCATCGCGGTCTGCAGTGCCGCAAGCCCGTCTTCCGGCCCTTGCATCGGTATCTCGAGTTGGCTGATTTTCCTGCCAGTGACGAGGCCGATGATGTCGCCATTTCGCTGCCGATTTATCCATCGTTGAGTGACGATGATGTGAAGCTGGCATCGCAGATCCTGCAGGAAGAGCTCCGGTAA
- a CDS encoding IS3 family transposase (programmed frameshift): MEQVPRQQYTKEFREQAVRLVLEQQVTIPEAARRLAMSGRTLERWVGRARQGQLTTLGESRRPVTELEAELSRLKRDLAEARMECDILKKATAYFGEGAAARYALMRTLRLQYPLRVLCQVLEVSRSGYYAWLHRRPSKRAQENARLEVAIQAAHVRTRQTYGPERLQAELREDGFPAGIGRIKRLRKKLGLRCTPVRRFTTTTDSTHALPVAENVLAQTFVATRPNETWVTDITYVPTAEGWLYLAGIKDLFTCEVVGHAMGARMTTALVSQALGAAVWAKRPRPGLIHHSDRGSQYCAQAYQDRLREFGLIPSMSRKGNCYDNAPMESFWGTLKNELVHHRRYETREQAQREITEYIELFYNRQRRHSRLGNCSPAAFAQQWARQQSAA, encoded by the exons ATGGAACAGGTCCCGCGACAGCAGTATACGAAGGAGTTCCGGGAGCAGGCCGTGCGGCTGGTCTTGGAACAGCAGGTGACGATTCCGGAGGCCGCCCGACGCCTCGCCATGTCGGGCAGGACGCTCGAGCGCTGGGTGGGTCGAGCGCGGCAGGGCCAGCTCACCACGCTGGGGGAGAGCCGACGACCCGTCACGGAGCTGGAAGCAGAGCTATCCCGGCTCAAGCGGGATCTCGCTGAGGCCCGGATGGAGTGCGACATCTTAAAAAAAGCCACCGCGTACTTTG GCGAAGGCGCAGCTGCCCGGTACGCGCTGATGAGGACGCTGCGCCTCCAGTATCCTCTGCGTGTGTTGTGTCAGGTGCTGGAGGTGTCTCGAAGTGGCTACTATGCCTGGCTGCATCGACGTCCGTCAAAACGAGCGCAGGAGAATGCGCGGCTGGAAGTGGCGATCCAGGCCGCGCATGTGCGCACCCGACAGACCTATGGTCCAGAACGGCTGCAAGCCGAACTGCGGGAGGACGGTTTTCCCGCCGGGATCGGCCGCATCAAGCGGCTGCGCAAGAAACTGGGGCTGCGCTGTACACCGGTGCGCCGGTTCACCACCACCACGGATTCGACGCACGCCCTGCCGGTCGCGGAGAATGTCTTGGCCCAAACATTTGTTGCCACACGCCCGAATGAGACCTGGGTCACCGACATCACCTATGTGCCGACTGCGGAAGGCTGGTTGTATCTCGCTGGCATCAAGGATCTGTTCACCTGTGAGGTGGTCGGGCATGCCATGGGAGCCCGGATGACGACGGCGTTGGTGAGCCAGGCGCTGGGCGCGGCGGTGTGGGCGAAGCGCCCACGCCCGGGACTGATCCACCACTCCGATCGTGGCTCGCAGTATTGTGCCCAGGCCTATCAGGATCGGCTGCGGGAATTCGGCCTGATTCCGTCCATGAGTCGGAAGGGGAACTGCTATGACAACGCCCCGATGGAGAGTTTCTGGGGGACGCTGAAGAATGAACTGGTGCATCATCGTCGCTACGAAACCCGTGAGCAGGCTCAGCGCGAGATCACGGAGTACATCGAGCTGTTTTATAACCGACAGCGGCGGCACTCCCGACTGGGAAATTGCTCGCCCGCGGCATTTGCCCAGCAGTGGGCCCGTCAGCAGTCGGCGGCGTGA
- the gcvH gene encoding glycine cleavage system protein GcvH produces the protein MIPSNLRYHQEHEWVRAEGAQATVGISHFAQDALGDIVFIDLPKVGAKVTAGQQIGEVESTKTTSTIYTPVSGTVAKINSDLKDHPEVVNSDPYGKGWMAVIDLTAPAEVDQLMTAAQYETFLSKQKH, from the coding sequence ATGATACCGTCCAATCTTCGCTACCACCAGGAACATGAATGGGTCCGTGCTGAAGGAGCGCAGGCGACAGTCGGCATCAGTCATTTTGCCCAGGATGCGCTGGGCGATATTGTGTTTATCGACCTTCCGAAGGTTGGCGCGAAAGTCACCGCCGGCCAACAGATCGGCGAAGTGGAATCGACCAAAACCACGTCCACGATCTATACCCCGGTCAGCGGAACCGTTGCGAAGATCAATAGCGACCTCAAGGATCATCCTGAGGTGGTTAATTCCGATCCGTACGGCAAGGGATGGATGGCGGTTATCGACCTCACGGCCCCGGCTGAAGTGGATCAGTTGATGACGGCCGCCCAGTACGAAACGTTTCTGAGCAAACAGAAACATTAG
- a CDS encoding helix-hairpin-helix domain-containing protein: MLRSLLIKVAMLAVTLGSLIWIGSVTPVRQIPSHPVRPAAEVPVPATVRQVSIAPPQAVFSADGSSLVVKLPDVTVAPTVEESETPVRQERSASGLRPAHREAARQVDLNHATASDLQALPGIGPKLAQRVIDHRTARGPFGKIEDLQQVKGIGRKKFDRLRPHVLVTNTRSLARHKGTL, encoded by the coding sequence ATGCTGCGCTCACTTCTCATCAAGGTTGCGATGTTGGCGGTGACCTTGGGATCCTTGATCTGGATCGGTTCAGTCACGCCGGTCAGGCAGATACCGTCGCATCCCGTTCGGCCTGCGGCTGAGGTTCCGGTTCCAGCAACCGTACGGCAGGTTTCGATTGCGCCCCCGCAGGCTGTGTTTTCGGCCGACGGGTCGAGCCTTGTCGTCAAGCTACCCGATGTTACTGTCGCTCCAACAGTCGAGGAATCCGAAACCCCTGTGCGACAGGAACGGTCGGCAAGCGGCCTGCGTCCGGCTCATCGCGAGGCGGCGCGGCAAGTCGATCTCAACCACGCCACCGCGTCGGATTTACAGGCCCTGCCCGGTATTGGCCCCAAGTTGGCCCAGCGAGTGATCGATCACCGGACCGCACGTGGACCATTTGGAAAAATCGAAGACCTTCAGCAGGTGAAAGGCATCGGTCGAAAGAAGTTCGACCGGCTTCGTCCCCACGTGCTCGTCACCAATACCCGATCACTGGCTCGACACAAAGGAACTCTGTGA
- the mtnA gene encoding S-methyl-5-thioribose-1-phosphate isomerase — MVPTVEWKDGAVRLLDQSRLPMHVEFLDCRDYRAVAQAIRDLKVRGAPAIGVTAAMGVALGAQAMTATEYRDFATQVGEICDHLAASRPTAVNLFWAIGRMKQKLAALNNHPVAGIKAELITESQTILDEDIALCKAMGQHGAALIQSGQTILTHCNAGALATAGYGTALGVIRAAWEQGKQIQVIADETRPVLQGARLTAWELMQDHIPVTLITDNMAGALMRQGKIQLCVVGADRIAANGDVANKIGTYSVAVLARAHNIPFYVAAPYSTIDLTTQSGAEIPIEERNPLEVTAIHGSHPIAPAGVAVLNPAFDVTPAGLITGIITERGVFKPGELAAHFRS; from the coding sequence ATGGTGCCCACCGTCGAGTGGAAAGACGGAGCGGTCCGTCTGCTGGATCAAAGCCGCCTCCCGATGCACGTCGAATTCCTCGACTGTCGCGATTATCGCGCGGTGGCGCAGGCTATCCGGGACTTGAAAGTCCGTGGCGCGCCGGCGATCGGTGTCACGGCCGCCATGGGTGTGGCGCTGGGTGCGCAGGCAATGACGGCCACCGAGTACCGCGACTTTGCCACGCAGGTGGGGGAGATCTGCGACCATCTGGCGGCATCGCGCCCGACGGCCGTCAATCTGTTTTGGGCCATCGGCCGGATGAAGCAGAAGCTGGCGGCGCTCAATAATCACCCGGTCGCAGGGATCAAGGCCGAGCTCATCACAGAATCGCAGACGATCCTGGATGAAGATATCGCCCTCTGCAAGGCCATGGGGCAGCATGGGGCCGCGTTGATCCAGAGTGGTCAGACGATTCTGACGCACTGCAACGCCGGCGCCCTTGCGACCGCCGGGTATGGAACGGCCCTGGGTGTTATTCGGGCGGCGTGGGAGCAGGGGAAGCAGATCCAGGTCATTGCCGATGAAACCAGGCCGGTATTACAAGGTGCGCGGCTGACGGCATGGGAGTTGATGCAGGATCACATTCCTGTCACGCTCATCACGGACAACATGGCCGGTGCGCTCATGCGCCAGGGGAAGATTCAGCTCTGCGTGGTCGGAGCGGATCGGATCGCCGCCAACGGCGACGTGGCCAATAAGATCGGCACGTATTCCGTGGCCGTCCTCGCGCGGGCGCACAACATTCCCTTCTATGTGGCAGCGCCGTACTCCACCATCGATCTCACGACGCAATCGGGCGCCGAGATTCCCATCGAAGAGCGCAATCCGCTGGAAGTCACTGCCATTCACGGCAGCCACCCGATCGCTCCGGCCGGCGTGGCGGTGCTCAACCCTGCCTTCGACGTCACCCCGGCCGGGTTGATTACCGGTATCATCACCGAGCGGGGCGTGTTCAAGCCGGGGGAACTGGCTGCGCATTTCCGATCGTAA
- the ndk gene encoding nucleoside-diphosphate kinase, with protein sequence MSERTLAIVKPDAVKKNAIGDIINRYEKAGLRPVAMRLMHMSKATAQGFYAVHKARPFFDSLCTFMSSGPCVVLVLQGDNAIKKNRELMGATDPAKAEQGTIRAAHGANIEFNAVHGSDAPETAKFEIGYFFAEMELVG encoded by the coding sequence ATGAGTGAACGAACGCTTGCCATTGTGAAACCGGATGCCGTGAAGAAAAACGCGATCGGCGACATTATCAATCGGTATGAAAAAGCGGGATTGCGGCCTGTGGCGATGCGGCTGATGCATATGTCGAAAGCCACGGCGCAGGGATTTTATGCCGTGCACAAGGCGCGTCCGTTCTTCGACAGCCTCTGTACGTTCATGTCGTCCGGCCCCTGCGTGGTGCTGGTGCTGCAAGGCGACAATGCCATCAAGAAGAATCGCGAGCTGATGGGCGCAACCGATCCCGCCAAGGCCGAGCAGGGGACAATCCGTGCGGCCCATGGGGCCAATATTGAATTCAACGCGGTGCACGGCTCGGATGCGCCGGAGACGGCCAAGTTCGAGATCGGGTATTTCTTTGCCGAAATGGAGTTGGTCGGGTAG
- a CDS encoding glycosyltransferase family 4 protein: MTKRLLFLAPAPPSDRQGGGALRMLHLLRFLGSRFQVDLIAPALDGAEDAQRLLKDVCAETMFVPQQGPGFLDRIGQVSPYVKDRALAAVVRERLASGQYGAVHLEKPAMIPYLPPHVSVPVVLDVWSYSSTSPLRILRGIGGATGRSRQLVRFIKVGIFDRFRWPMAHCVTVVSEEDRIRCERAHPGQRVLVVPNGVDCRTILPKPDHAATSPLLLFTGDMGAEPNVEAALFLATEVFPAIRRDFPKAELRLVGRNPDPRVRRLAGSGIEVTGAVPDMQLHLRAATMYVAPLCTGTGSRTKMLEAMAAGLPIITTSVGIEGMKVQPGRDVLVADQPVDMIESIHTLLMSQPDRERFGHAARHMAEIWYDWSRCLWPLEPLYQNLLIPKAVAC, encoded by the coding sequence ATGACGAAGCGTCTCTTGTTTCTGGCTCCGGCGCCGCCCTCCGACCGGCAGGGTGGGGGAGCCTTGCGCATGTTGCACCTGTTGCGGTTCCTGGGGAGTCGCTTTCAGGTGGATCTGATTGCTCCGGCGCTCGACGGCGCGGAGGATGCGCAACGACTGTTGAAGGATGTCTGCGCGGAGACGATGTTTGTTCCGCAGCAAGGGCCCGGTTTCCTCGATCGAATCGGCCAGGTGAGTCCCTATGTCAAAGATCGGGCGTTGGCTGCCGTCGTCCGTGAACGCCTGGCGAGCGGCCAATACGGGGCAGTGCACTTAGAAAAGCCCGCGATGATTCCCTATCTCCCGCCCCATGTGTCGGTGCCGGTGGTGCTGGATGTCTGGTCCTACAGCTCGACGAGTCCGTTGCGGATACTCAGGGGCATAGGCGGAGCTACCGGTCGGTCGAGACAACTGGTCCGGTTCATCAAGGTGGGGATCTTCGACCGGTTCCGCTGGCCCATGGCACATTGTGTGACGGTCGTATCCGAAGAGGACCGAATCCGTTGCGAACGTGCCCATCCGGGCCAGCGGGTGCTGGTGGTTCCCAACGGCGTCGATTGCCGGACGATCCTGCCCAAGCCGGATCATGCCGCTACGTCGCCTCTGTTGCTGTTTACAGGTGATATGGGGGCGGAACCGAATGTCGAAGCCGCGCTCTTCCTGGCCACGGAAGTGTTTCCTGCGATTCGACGGGATTTTCCCAAGGCGGAATTGCGATTAGTCGGGAGGAACCCGGACCCCCGAGTGCGCCGCTTGGCAGGCTCCGGCATCGAGGTGACCGGCGCGGTTCCCGACATGCAACTTCATCTGCGAGCCGCGACGATGTATGTCGCGCCTCTTTGTACCGGCACCGGGTCCCGGACAAAAATGCTGGAGGCCATGGCGGCGGGCCTTCCGATCATCACCACGTCAGTCGGGATCGAAGGGATGAAGGTACAACCGGGGAGGGATGTGTTGGTGGCCGATCAGCCCGTCGACATGATTGAGTCGATCCACACCTTGCTGATGAGTCAGCCCGATCGCGAGCGGTTCGGCCATGCGGCGCGCCATATGGCGGAGATCTGGTATGACTGGAGCCGCTGTCTCTGGCCCCTGGAGCCGCTCTATCAGAATCTTCTCATTCCGAAGGCCGTGGCCTGTTGA
- the lpdA gene encoding dihydrolipoyl dehydrogenase, whose product MNHLAILGAGPGGYVAAIRAAQLGARVTVIENQALGGVCLNWGCIPSKALLSVVELGDKAKKAKDFGIQLGGPVTYDPAVMVARKNKVVATLVKGIATLFKTWNIEHVEGTGELLDARTVRVTKPDGTETRVVADGLIIATGSSWPNLPLFPIDGTQIITSKQALDLSKIPTSLLIVGGGVEGCEFASLYSGLGTQVTLVELVPRLLPLEDEEISQMMERELKKRGVDIRTGVTVDQIVRQPDLVTAHLRDGLSLNVEQVLVSVGRGFNSRGIGLEKAGVQVGTRGEIVVNDRMETNVPGVYAIGDVVGKAMLAHVASAQGKVAVENFMGRPRTIDYDVIPTGIFTLPEIGRVGLTEQQARDRCLAAEKDPQQGVRVGRFRYGGLGKAQATGDIQGLLKVVADAESDRILGVHILGAHAADLVHEAALAMHLDATVSRVAEMIHAHPTLAEGLMEAMEDVHGHAIHLARKPSS is encoded by the coding sequence GTGAACCACCTTGCAATTCTTGGCGCCGGTCCCGGCGGGTATGTGGCGGCGATTCGCGCGGCTCAACTTGGTGCGCGAGTCACCGTCATCGAAAATCAAGCTTTGGGCGGAGTCTGCCTGAATTGGGGCTGTATCCCGAGCAAGGCGTTGCTGTCGGTCGTGGAGCTTGGCGACAAGGCAAAGAAGGCCAAGGACTTCGGTATCCAGCTCGGCGGGCCTGTCACCTACGATCCCGCCGTTATGGTGGCCAGAAAAAATAAAGTCGTGGCCACGCTGGTGAAAGGCATCGCCACGTTATTCAAGACGTGGAATATCGAACATGTGGAAGGCACGGGTGAGTTGCTCGATGCACGTACGGTCCGTGTGACGAAACCGGATGGCACAGAAACCCGGGTCGTGGCCGACGGCCTGATCATTGCGACCGGCTCGTCCTGGCCGAATCTCCCCCTATTTCCCATCGACGGAACTCAAATCATTACCAGTAAGCAGGCGTTGGACCTCAGCAAGATCCCCACGAGTCTGTTGATCGTCGGCGGGGGGGTGGAAGGCTGTGAATTCGCCTCGCTGTACAGCGGGCTGGGTACGCAGGTGACGCTGGTCGAACTCGTGCCACGCCTGTTGCCACTGGAGGATGAAGAGATCAGCCAGATGATGGAGCGCGAGCTGAAGAAGCGCGGCGTGGACATCCGGACCGGCGTCACGGTCGACCAGATCGTTCGTCAGCCGGATCTCGTCACCGCCCATCTTCGCGACGGCCTGTCGCTCAATGTTGAGCAGGTGCTGGTGTCGGTAGGGCGGGGGTTCAATTCACGTGGCATTGGATTGGAGAAGGCAGGAGTACAGGTCGGGACGCGCGGCGAAATCGTGGTCAACGACCGGATGGAGACGAATGTGCCCGGGGTCTATGCGATCGGCGATGTGGTCGGCAAGGCGATGCTGGCGCATGTCGCGTCGGCGCAGGGAAAGGTGGCCGTCGAGAATTTTATGGGCCGTCCCCGGACGATCGACTACGATGTCATCCCGACGGGCATCTTTACGTTACCTGAAATCGGGCGGGTGGGGCTCACGGAGCAACAGGCCCGTGACCGGTGCCTGGCAGCCGAAAAGGATCCGCAACAGGGGGTGAGGGTCGGACGGTTCCGTTACGGCGGGTTGGGGAAAGCGCAGGCCACCGGTGACATTCAAGGGTTGTTGAAGGTGGTGGCCGATGCGGAGAGCGACCGGATTCTCGGTGTGCACATTCTCGGGGCGCATGCAGCCGATCTCGTCCATGAAGCCGCGCTGGCGATGCATCTAGACGCCACAGTCTCGCGGGTGGCGGAAATGATTCACGCGCACCCGACCTTGGCCGAGGGCCTCATGGAGGCCATGGAAGACGTCCATGGCCATGCCATTCATCTCGCACGGAAACCCTCGTCATAA